The Vibrio cyclitrophicus sequence AACCTGCCTGTCTCCATACCAAGCGATCAAAAATAACACGCCCAAGTAGGCTAAAGAGACTGGAATTACTATCCATCCTTGCATTTAAAACCCTTTTTTCATCCATAAAAAAACCTCTCCATAAGGGAGAGGTTTCATTTAACTAAGGATGAGTGATTAACTCAATCGCATCGCTTAAATTCTGTGCTTTAGACTCTAATTATCAGCATTTGCTGTGAGACTCTGACTGTTCCGAATCCGATTGATTGATCTCAACCACTGAACTTCTTTCATCCAGTTTAATGAACAAGGCCAATCCGCCCATCGCAGCCATACCCCAGAAGATATTAGCCCCCCAAAGCTCATAACCCCAACCACTTAAGGTGGTCATCAGTGCAATAAAGGCACCCAATGGAATCGCGTTATACAGAGCTTGTAGCGCAACCATCTTGTTTTGTTCTTCAGATTGGATGTATTGAATCGCGGCGATGTGTGCCATCGCAAAGGTCACACCGTGCAACAACTGCACCATAACCAGTGCGAAAATCGCTGTCGTTGATGCGGTAATCCCCCAACGAGCCATCACCCCAATAGCCGCGACGACAAACAAAGTACGAAGTGACCAGCCTGAGAATAATCGCTTGCTCAGAGCAAACACTGCGACCTCGGCACCCACACCTAAACTCCATAGGTAACCAATAATCGCTTCAGAGTGCCCCGCTTCTTTCCAATAAATCGCACTAAAACTGTAGTAAGCCGCATGACTACCTTGCAGCAGCGCCATCAAGGCTAAAAATTTTACCACTGACGACTCACGCAGCAGTTCACCTAGTTTTGGTCGCGCCGCTTGCTGCTCAGATTGCGTTACTGGCATCACGTTGGGATTTCTCATCGCCAAAATCAATGACAACAACACGCCCGCAAGTGCAGTATACAAAATCATGTCGGTGCCAAATTGTGCCACCAAATAGCCAACAACCGTTGAACCCGCGATAAAGGCAATTGAACCCCAAAGACGAGTTCGGCCGTAGTCGAGCATTTTCAAACGACTGTAATGGTTCGCCATGGCATCAGAAAGAGGAATGATCGGCCCACAACAGAGGTTAAACAATACCGTTGCCAACAACATCAGTATAAAACTGCCACCGGTGAAGAAATGGAAGCCAACAAACAGCAACGCAGCGAAACTCAAACAGCGTAGCGTTGGCATCAAGTGTTCAACTTTATGGATACGCGGCGTAATCACAAGGTTTGCCACACAACGCGTCGCAAAGCCGATACCGATCAATACGCCAATATCACCAGCAGACACGCCTTGGTCTTCAAACCATAACGCCCAAAATGGCAAATACACGCCATACGCAAAAAAGAAACCAAGAAAATACTGAGAGATCCAGCCGTAGGGTGAAGGGCTAAACATAAATGACCTATAAAGTGTGCAGAAAAAGGCAGCACCAATTATGCCTATCTCGCATACGATGAAAAAGGGAATTATTACTGGGATAGTATTCCCATATTCAATGGGTCTGGATATCGCATTTCAACAAGAGATTTCACGCTCATTAATACCCATACTCGCATTTAGACTAAAGTCGTCTGGAGCTTCACTGGTATTTTGCCAGACTGATTAAAGACTCCCATTTCTTTCTTGTGATGCTTATGCCTGACAAATTTAATATGCAGCACCCACCCTTCGATAGCCTGTCCGACTCTGAACAGTTGAAGCTTCGCTCTTCATTAGACGTGGTATATTACCGCTCTCAAGAAGTGATACTGGAAGCTGATAGGCCGAGTCGACACCTGCACATTTTGATCAAAGGGGCAGTTGAAGAGCGCGCGAGCAGTGATGGCGAGATTTACGCACACTATGCCAATGACGACATTTTTGATGTCCGCAGCCAGTTTGAACCTCACACAAAACACCAATATATCGCACTCGAAGATACATTAAGTTACTTGCTGCCCACCGATATTTTTCTTGACCTTTACCACGCCAATGGCCAATTCGCTGCCTACTTTGATAGTAACCTCTCGACACGAAAAGCTCTAATTGAAGCCGCCCAGCAGCAACAGAACCTTGCCGAATTTATATTGACCAAAGTGGATGAGTCTATCTACCACCCACCACTGATACTTGAACCGAACCAACCTATCAACCAAGTCACTCAAACCCTTAAAGAACGAGGGTTGGACTCGGCTCTAGTTCATTTAGAACATGATGATCCAAAAGCTTTTGGATCATCATGTTCCTTACCGTATGGAATCGTCACTCGAACCAATTTATTGCATGCTGTGATGCTCGATAATTTCCCACTGGATGCGCCCGTCGGCAAGATCGCGACGTTTCCGGTGATGCACGTAAATCAAGGCGACTTCTTGTTTAACGCCATGATCACCATGACTAGAAATCGAGTAAAAAGGTTGATGGTTTGTGATGGTCAAAATGCGGTCGGCATGGTGGATATGACACAGATCCTCAGTGCATTCTCTACTCATTCTCACGTTCTCACTTTGCGTATTGCTCGTGCCACCAGCGTTGAAGAATTGGCAATGGCCTCTAACAAACAGCGTCAACTGGTCGATAGCTTGCTCAGTAATGGGATTCGCACACGCTTTATCATGGAGCTGATTTCTGCAGTCAACGAACAGATCATAGAGAAGGCTTTTGAGTTGATGATCCCACCGGCACTGCACAATCATTGCTGCCTGATCGTATTGGGGTCTGAAGGTCGCGGAGAACAAATCCTTAAAACCGACCAAGATAATGCGCTGATTATTCAAGATGGTTTGGAATGGCATCAATGCCAAAGTGCCATGAACGACCTCACTCATACCCTTCAACAATTGGGTTATCCGTTATGCCCGGGCAACGTGATGGTAAACAATCCGAAATGGGTGCATTCAGAGCAAGAGTGGAAACAAACCCTGACCAGTTGGGTAAGAAAAGCAACGCCAGACACCGTGATGGATATCGCCATCATGGCGGATGCGCACGCGGTGGCAGGAAACAGAGAACTTTTAAAACCGGTCAAGCAGCACCTGAGTGATTTGATGCTAGGACAGGAATTGATTCTGACTGAATTCTGCCGCCCTGCTCTTAACTTTTCGGTTCCCCTCACCCTGTTTGGTAATGTGAAGCAATCCAAGTCAGGGCTCGATATCAAACAAGGTGGTATTTTCCCTATCGTGCATGGTGTGAGAGCACTTTGTCTTGAGCATGGTGTCACCGTAAACAACACCTTCGAACGCATTGAGCAACTGGTCAGCAAGAAAGTGCTTGAGCAAAGCACCGCCGACAACCTCAATGAAGCACTCAAACAATTCTTTAAGTGGCGCTTAGCCCAAAGACTTTCTCAGCAACACAGCAGCAACAAGATTAACGTCAAACTGATGGAGCGAGCAGACCGAGACTTACTTCGTCATAGCCTACACGTGGTGAAGAAATTCAAGCAATGGCTCGGCTACCACTATCAGATACGAGATTAGGCGATTGAACGATGAATAGGTTGGTTCGCTATTACTGGCATCACAAGCTCAAAGGCTCTCTCTATCAGCCTCTGTTTACTGCGCCTATTGATCATGAATACGTATCGCTCGATTGTGAAACCACCAGCCTCGACCCCAATCAAGCCGAATTGGTCACCATTGCCGCGACCAAGATCATCGGTAATAGAATCATTACTAGCCAACCTTTTGAAGTCCGATTGCGCGCTCCGCAATCGCTCGATTGCAATTCAATAAAAATCCACCGCATTCGTCATCAAGATCTAAAACACGGCATCGAAGAAAAACAGGCTTTAATCGAGCTACTGAACTTCATTGGAAATCGTCCTTTAGTCGGTTATCACATACGCTATGATAAAAAAATTCTCGACCGCGCCTGTTTAAAACAGCTTGGATTTCCACTGCCTAATCGATTAGTCGAAGTAAGCCAACTCTACCAAGACAAACTCGAAAGACAGCTGCCCAATGCTTACTTCGATCTCAGTATGGACGCCATCTGCCGCCAGCTGGATTTGCCTATCCCAGTCAATAAACATGATGCATTACAAGATGCTATCTCCGCTGCGCTGATCTTTGTTCGCCTTAAACACGGTGATTTACCTCGTTTCAACTCTTCTTATTCTTAATTCAATCATTGCCTCTCAACATAGAGAGCAATATCGAAAAAATGAACTTAACTCGCTATTTTGTAAGTGAAAAGCGCCGTCTCATCCTAAAGTCTAATTGTGGAAATCGCCGTCCTAGCCGAGAGTGATAGCACAACGACAGTCCTGTAATAGACTTAGAAACTGAACACAAAGGAAGTTGCCAGTTCATTAAGAATGTAGGCACAAGGAGAGATGCAATGAGTGAAGCCCACGTTTATCCGGTAAAAGAAAGTATTAAATCAACCACACACGCGGATAATGACACTTACCTAGCCATGTACCAACAATCTGTTTCTGACCCTGAAGGCTTTTGGGGTGAACACGGAAAAATCGTTGATTGGATTAAGCCTTTCACACAAGTAAAAAATACCTCTTTCGACCCAGGCCACATTGATATTCGCTGGTTTGAAGATGGCACTCTTAATGTTTCGGCTAACTGTATCGACCGC is a genomic window containing:
- a CDS encoding 3-phenylpropionate MFS transporter, translating into MFSPSPYGWISQYFLGFFFAYGVYLPFWALWFEDQGVSAGDIGVLIGIGFATRCVANLVITPRIHKVEHLMPTLRCLSFAALLFVGFHFFTGGSFILMLLATVLFNLCCGPIIPLSDAMANHYSRLKMLDYGRTRLWGSIAFIAGSTVVGYLVAQFGTDMILYTALAGVLLSLILAMRNPNVMPVTQSEQQAARPKLGELLRESSVVKFLALMALLQGSHAAYYSFSAIYWKEAGHSEAIIGYLWSLGVGAEVAVFALSKRLFSGWSLRTLFVVAAIGVMARWGITASTTAIFALVMVQLLHGVTFAMAHIAAIQYIQSEEQNKMVALQALYNAIPLGAFIALMTTLSGWGYELWGANIFWGMAAMGGLALFIKLDERSSVVEINQSDSEQSESHSKC
- a CDS encoding cyclic nucleotide-binding/CBS domain-containing protein, which translates into the protein MLMPDKFNMQHPPFDSLSDSEQLKLRSSLDVVYYRSQEVILEADRPSRHLHILIKGAVEERASSDGEIYAHYANDDIFDVRSQFEPHTKHQYIALEDTLSYLLPTDIFLDLYHANGQFAAYFDSNLSTRKALIEAAQQQQNLAEFILTKVDESIYHPPLILEPNQPINQVTQTLKERGLDSALVHLEHDDPKAFGSSCSLPYGIVTRTNLLHAVMLDNFPLDAPVGKIATFPVMHVNQGDFLFNAMITMTRNRVKRLMVCDGQNAVGMVDMTQILSAFSTHSHVLTLRIARATSVEELAMASNKQRQLVDSLLSNGIRTRFIMELISAVNEQIIEKAFELMIPPALHNHCCLIVLGSEGRGEQILKTDQDNALIIQDGLEWHQCQSAMNDLTHTLQQLGYPLCPGNVMVNNPKWVHSEQEWKQTLTSWVRKATPDTVMDIAIMADAHAVAGNRELLKPVKQHLSDLMLGQELILTEFCRPALNFSVPLTLFGNVKQSKSGLDIKQGGIFPIVHGVRALCLEHGVTVNNTFERIEQLVSKKVLEQSTADNLNEALKQFFKWRLAQRLSQQHSSNKINVKLMERADRDLLRHSLHVVKKFKQWLGYHYQIRD
- a CDS encoding 3'-5' exonuclease, which codes for MNRLVRYYWHHKLKGSLYQPLFTAPIDHEYVSLDCETTSLDPNQAELVTIAATKIIGNRIITSQPFEVRLRAPQSLDCNSIKIHRIRHQDLKHGIEEKQALIELLNFIGNRPLVGYHIRYDKKILDRACLKQLGFPLPNRLVEVSQLYQDKLERQLPNAYFDLSMDAICRQLDLPIPVNKHDALQDAISAALIFVRLKHGDLPRFNSSYS